In Hypanus sabinus isolate sHypSab1 chromosome 30, sHypSab1.hap1, whole genome shotgun sequence, one DNA window encodes the following:
- the LOC132383430 gene encoding gap junction beta-3 protein-like, protein MDWKTLQGVLSGVNKYSTGFGRIWLSVVFIFRVLVYVVAAEKVWGDDQKDFDCNTKQPGCTNVCFDHYFPISHIRLWALQLIFISTPSLLVVMHVAYRKDKERKYHMKHPDSNTKLYEDAGRKHGGLWWTYVISLFFKTVIEVAFLYILHRIYDSFDMPRLVKCEVLPCPNVVDCYIARPTEKKIFTYFMVGASALCVVISVTEMIYLISKRCFRFCMLHCGKRESVLTKRNPDYLGHSLTHTNHLHNEKSMDCIRASAPDLSTM, encoded by the coding sequence ATGGACTGGAAGACGTTGCAAGGTGTCCTCAGTGGCGTAAACAAATACTCTACAGGATTTGGTCGGATTTGGCTATCGGTTGTCTTCATCTTCCGAGTGCTGGTTTATGTCGTAGCAGCAGAAAAAGTATGGGGTGATGATCAAAAAGATTTTGACTGCAACACCAAGCAACCAGGTTGTACCAATGTCTGCTTCGACCACTATTTCCCCATCTCCCACATCCGACTCTGGGCCTTGCAATTGATTTTCATCTCTACACCGTCTCTATTGGTTGTCATGCATGTAGCCTACAGAAAAGACAAAGAGAGAAAGTACCATATGAAGCATCCAGACTCCAATACTAAGCTATATGAGGATGCTGGCAGAAAGCATGGTGGGCTTTGGTGGACCTACGTAATAAGTCTATTTTTTAAAACCGTGATAGAAGTTGCATTCTTGTATATCCTCCACAGAATCTATGACAGTTTTGATATGCCTCGCCTAGTCAAATGTGAAGTTTTACCTTGTCCCAATGTTGTAGACTGCTATATTGCCAGACCAACTGAGAAAAAAATCTTCACATATTTCATGGTAGGGGCGTCAGCTCTTTGCGTTGTAATAAGCGTGACCGAAATGATCTACTTGATCTCTAAAAGGTGCTTCAGGTTTTGTATGTTGCATTGCGGGAAAAGAGAATCAGTATTGACCAAAAGAAATCCAGACTATCTTGGCCACAGCCTCACTCATACAAATCACCTGCATAATGAAAAGTCAATGGACTGCATTCGTGCTTCAGCCCCAGATCTTTCTACTATGTAA